The following are encoded together in the Acetobacter vaccinii genome:
- a CDS encoding AtpZ/AtpI family protein — protein sequence MDKDHDDSFNARLKAAERRHGLVEEEKKPDPVQAADQSLASLALRAGTEMISALVVGVAIGWGLDHWLGTRAIFLVLFALLGGCAGVFNVWRLVRLIDGS from the coding sequence ATGGATAAGGACCACGACGATTCCTTCAACGCTCGGTTGAAGGCGGCAGAACGCCGCCACGGCCTGGTTGAGGAGGAAAAAAAGCCTGATCCGGTTCAGGCGGCTGATCAGTCGCTTGCCAGTCTGGCGTTGCGGGCAGGGACAGAAATGATCTCGGCTCTTGTCGTAGGCGTTGCCATCGGGTGGGGGCTGGATCACTGGCTTGGTACCCGGGCAATTTTTCTTGTCCTCTTCGCGCTGCTCGGCGGCTGTGCCGGAGTGTTCAATGTCTGGCGTCTTGTCAGGCTGATTGACGGGTCATAG
- the rpsI gene encoding 30S ribosomal protein S9, protein MSETQERTGTLADLKTVAPVVAADAPVYEAKRDAQGRSYATGRRKDAVARVWIKPGKGEITVNGRPVVQYFARPVLRMLLSQPFLVSDRYNQFDVVCTVTGGGLSGQAGAVRHGISRALTHYEPELRSILKAAGFLTRDSRQVERKKYGRAKARRSFQFSKR, encoded by the coding sequence ATGTCTGAAACCCAGGAACGTACAGGCACGCTGGCCGACCTCAAGACCGTAGCTCCGGTTGTTGCAGCCGATGCCCCGGTTTACGAAGCCAAGCGCGACGCGCAGGGCCGCTCCTACGCCACCGGCCGTCGCAAGGACGCCGTTGCCCGCGTGTGGATCAAGCCGGGCAAGGGTGAAATCACTGTCAACGGCCGTCCGGTTGTTCAGTATTTCGCACGCCCCGTGCTGCGCATGCTGCTGTCCCAGCCCTTCCTCGTCTCTGACCGCTACAACCAGTTCGACGTTGTGTGCACGGTTACGGGCGGTGGTCTGTCCGGGCAGGCTGGCGCAGTGCGCCACGGCATCAGCCGTGCACTGACACATTACGAGCCGGAACTGCGCAGCATCCTCAAGGCTGCTGGCTTCCTGACCCGTGACTCCCGTCAGGTTGAACGTAAGAAATACGGTCGCGCCAAGGCCCGTCGCTCCTTCCAGTTCAGCAAGCGCTGA
- a CDS encoding S10 family peptidase has protein sequence MMYHDPSPLSPSHTGRWRAAGLCLSFLCATALSTGVSRADTLTPAPVLRTAANPAATDQAHTPDTPGTAENFHDTAALLPADAITHHSGTFGGQKMAYTAHAGTLTLRDESGKPTIRLFYTAYTKDGSGADTRPVTYVFNGGPGAATAYLHLGAAGPQVLAFPAGNPTDGANAHLRANPDSWLAATDLVFIDAPGTGWSVPTDPKKAKEEFYGVKQDARTFAKAIQLWGESNGRLESPRYLAGESYGGLRAIEVAEALADQQGILVNGIIMVSPALDMTLLDTANNLLAQTFVLPSMEMANLALHHKLTPENAGGFLDSAYRYALGPYLSALAGPLPDEDDAEDFYEEVATHTGLPQETIARAQGRPQPEAHEIRSRDGRLYSLYDATLSIADPFPEGVDNSASPDPVLDGFTRAYGSAFTHYAGSELHFHTSVTYDLLNLQVNAAWDYRDGSDLIVRPIPTLRRLLALNPTLRVFIANGYYDLVCPYASSRWVASHIPVGRNRIGLHTYAGGHMMYTRADSRAALAEGVRAFLAP, from the coding sequence ATGATGTATCATGACCCCTCCCCCCTTTCTCCCTCACACACGGGACGCTGGCGTGCTGCGGGCCTGTGCCTGTCATTTCTCTGCGCTACGGCCCTGTCCACCGGAGTGAGCAGGGCCGACACACTCACCCCTGCCCCTGTGCTACGTACAGCCGCAAACCCCGCCGCCACGGACCAGGCACACACGCCCGACACCCCGGGTACTGCCGAGAACTTCCACGACACCGCGGCCCTGCTGCCAGCCGATGCCATAACCCACCACAGCGGCACCTTTGGCGGGCAGAAAATGGCCTACACCGCCCATGCCGGTACGCTGACCCTGCGGGACGAGAGCGGCAAGCCGACCATCCGACTGTTTTACACCGCCTACACCAAGGATGGCTCGGGGGCTGACACCCGGCCTGTAACCTATGTTTTTAACGGGGGGCCGGGGGCAGCTACGGCGTATCTGCACCTTGGGGCCGCCGGGCCGCAGGTTCTGGCTTTTCCCGCAGGCAACCCCACGGACGGCGCGAACGCCCACCTGCGCGCCAACCCCGATAGCTGGCTGGCCGCGACCGACCTTGTGTTTATTGACGCGCCGGGAACAGGCTGGTCTGTCCCGACCGACCCCAAAAAGGCCAAGGAGGAGTTTTACGGCGTCAAGCAGGATGCCCGCACCTTTGCCAAGGCCATCCAGCTCTGGGGGGAAAGCAACGGGCGGCTGGAGTCCCCCCGCTATCTGGCAGGGGAAAGCTATGGGGGCCTACGCGCCATTGAGGTGGCCGAAGCTCTGGCTGACCAGCAGGGTATTCTGGTCAACGGCATCATCATGGTCTCGCCCGCGCTGGACATGACCCTGCTGGACACCGCCAACAACCTGCTGGCGCAAACCTTTGTCCTGCCCTCCATGGAAATGGCCAATCTGGCGCTGCACCACAAGCTTACGCCCGAAAACGCCGGGGGCTTTCTGGACAGCGCCTATCGCTACGCTTTGGGGCCGTATCTGTCTGCTCTAGCTGGCCCACTGCCAGACGAGGATGATGCGGAGGATTTTTACGAGGAAGTCGCCACCCACACCGGCCTGCCGCAGGAGACTATCGCCCGTGCGCAGGGCCGCCCCCAGCCCGAAGCGCATGAGATCCGCAGCCGCGATGGCCGCCTGTATTCCCTGTACGACGCCACCCTCTCCATTGCCGACCCTTTCCCCGAAGGGGTGGACAACAGCGCCAGCCCCGACCCGGTGCTGGACGGTTTTACCCGCGCCTATGGCAGTGCCTTTACCCACTATGCCGGGTCGGAACTGCATTTTCATACCAGCGTGACCTATGACCTGCTGAACCTGCAGGTCAATGCCGCCTGGGATTACCGCGATGGATCGGATCTGATTGTGCGGCCCATACCCACCCTGCGCCGCCTGCTGGCGCTTAACCCCACGTTACGGGTCTTTATTGCCAACGGGTATTACGACCTTGTGTGCCCCTATGCGTCGTCCCGCTGGGTGGCGTCGCACATTCCGGTCGGGCGCAACCGGATCGGGCTGCACACTTATGCGGGCGGGCATATGATGTACACGCGCGCCGACAGCCGTGCCGCCCTGGCCGAAGGTGTGCGGGCCTTTCTGGCCCCCTGA
- a CDS encoding DEAD/DEAH box helicase — protein sequence MPFQNAPAPLARALAARGFAAPTSVQAAVLADEAKGRDLLVSARTGSGKTVAFGLTLADLLLNGGERCSFTTAPVALVVAPTRELALQVRSELDWLYAETGARTVSCVGGMEPRREARALSMGCHIVVGTPGRLCDHLKRGNLDLSQIKAVVLDEADEMLDLGFRDELETLLDATPKDRRTLLFSATIAREIASLARRYQHDALRLDTSGGNTPHTDITYRAVLADQPDMAGAVVNVLRLEEAQTAIVFCHTREAVRQLQGILTERGFSSVAISGDLGQNERSRAIDSLRHGQARVCVATDVAARGIDIPELGLVIHASLPSNPATLLHRSGRTGRAGRKGVCVLLVPPARRRVAERLFQAAKITAEWSGAPTRQAIAQADAERLLNAPVLAALPPEGEGASQELTERLLANHTPQQLATALVGLWSASLPEPVDVRVINADAARSRPMRDGAPAPRERERDRDRGPAMDGSWFRLSVGRADRADPKWLVPMLCKLGGIRKQDIGVIRIAGDHTLVEIANDKAQRFAECASATDPDEISIEPARAPQGGHSHGGGGAGGGAGRPANAERRPMKPRGGPSKAPSSRKRKG from the coding sequence ATGCCCTTTCAGAACGCCCCCGCCCCTCTTGCACGCGCATTGGCAGCGCGCGGCTTTGCCGCCCCCACCTCCGTGCAGGCTGCCGTCCTTGCTGACGAAGCCAAGGGCCGGGACCTGCTGGTATCCGCCAGAACAGGGTCCGGTAAAACCGTTGCCTTCGGCCTGACACTGGCCGACCTGCTGCTGAACGGGGGGGAGCGCTGCTCCTTCACCACCGCGCCGGTCGCCCTTGTTGTGGCCCCCACGCGTGAACTCGCCCTTCAGGTCCGCAGCGAACTGGACTGGCTGTACGCCGAAACAGGGGCACGCACTGTTTCCTGCGTTGGTGGCATGGAGCCCCGGCGCGAGGCTCGCGCCCTGTCCATGGGCTGCCACATTGTTGTCGGCACCCCCGGCCGCCTGTGCGACCACCTCAAGCGTGGCAACCTCGACCTGTCGCAGATCAAGGCTGTGGTGCTGGACGAAGCGGACGAAATGCTTGACCTGGGCTTCCGCGACGAGCTGGAAACCCTGCTGGACGCCACCCCCAAGGACCGCCGCACGCTGCTGTTCTCGGCCACCATCGCGCGGGAAATCGCGTCGCTGGCACGCCGTTACCAGCATGACGCCCTGCGCCTGGACACCAGCGGCGGCAACACCCCGCATACCGACATTACCTACCGCGCCGTTCTGGCCGACCAGCCCGACATGGCCGGGGCTGTTGTCAACGTGCTGCGGCTGGAAGAAGCCCAGACCGCCATTGTGTTCTGCCACACGCGTGAAGCCGTGCGGCAGTTGCAGGGTATCCTGACCGAGCGCGGCTTTTCCTCCGTCGCCATTTCGGGCGACCTGGGGCAGAACGAGCGCAGCCGCGCCATTGACAGCCTGCGCCACGGGCAGGCCCGCGTGTGCGTAGCCACCGACGTTGCGGCCCGCGGGATTGATATTCCCGAGCTTGGGCTTGTCATCCACGCCAGCCTGCCGTCCAACCCGGCTACACTGCTGCACCGTTCGGGCCGTACGGGCCGTGCGGGCCGCAAGGGCGTGTGCGTGCTGCTGGTGCCGCCCGCACGCCGCCGCGTGGCTGAACGCCTGTTTCAGGCCGCAAAAATCACTGCGGAATGGAGCGGTGCCCCCACCCGCCAGGCCATTGCCCAGGCCGATGCCGAACGCCTGCTGAACGCCCCTGTGCTGGCCGCCCTGCCCCCGGAAGGGGAAGGTGCCTCGCAGGAACTGACAGAGCGCCTGCTGGCCAACCACACGCCGCAGCAGCTTGCCACGGCCCTTGTCGGCCTGTGGAGCGCCAGCCTGCCTGAGCCTGTGGATGTGCGCGTGATTAACGCCGATGCCGCCCGCAGCCGCCCCATGCGCGATGGCGCTCCCGCCCCGCGTGAGCGTGAACGCGACCGGGATCGTGGCCCTGCCATGGACGGTAGCTGGTTCCGCCTGTCTGTCGGCCGCGCCGACCGGGCAGACCCCAAGTGGCTGGTGCCCATGCTGTGCAAGCTTGGCGGTATCCGCAAGCAGGACATCGGGGTTATCCGGATTGCGGGCGACCATACGCTGGTGGAAATTGCCAACGACAAGGCCCAGCGCTTTGCCGAATGCGCCTCTGCCACCGACCCGGACGAAATCAGCATCGAACCCGCCCGCGCCCCCCAGGGCGGCCACAGCCACGGCGGTGGCGGTGCTGGTGGTGGCGCTGGCCGCCCGGCCAATGCCGAACGCCGCCCCATGAAGCCACGCGGCGGGCCGAGCAAAGCCCCGTCATCGCGCAAGCGCAAAGGCTGA
- the dapF gene encoding diaminopimelate epimerase, with protein sequence MRTQFYKMHGLGNDFVIFDERPALLPLTPTRIAALAHRKRGIGCDQLVTLGKPEAEGADVLVRFFNPDGSEAGACGNASRCVAALVAGQGGGAHPVLQTRAGLLPAHMQADGLVTVDMGPPRTDWQDVPLASAMDTLCLPLPGQPAALSMGNPHATFFVQDFSLLAQGYALEHDPLFPQRANIGLAIMENRSRMRLKVHERGAGLTEACGSGACAAVVNAVRRGLAERVCEVVLDGGVLRIEWSAQNDHVLMTGPVATTFEGTVDLAAFAS encoded by the coding sequence ATGCGGACACAGTTTTACAAGATGCACGGGCTGGGGAATGATTTTGTCATTTTTGACGAACGTCCCGCCCTCCTGCCCCTGACCCCCACCCGGATTGCGGCGCTTGCCCACCGCAAACGTGGCATCGGCTGCGACCAGCTTGTCACGCTGGGCAAGCCCGAGGCGGAGGGGGCCGACGTGCTGGTACGCTTCTTCAACCCCGATGGGTCCGAGGCCGGAGCCTGCGGCAATGCCTCGCGCTGTGTGGCCGCGCTGGTGGCGGGGCAGGGTGGGGGCGCGCACCCCGTGTTGCAGACCCGTGCTGGCCTGTTGCCCGCCCATATGCAGGCCGATGGTCTGGTCACGGTGGACATGGGGCCGCCGCGCACCGACTGGCAGGATGTGCCGCTGGCCTCCGCGATGGATACGCTGTGCCTGCCCCTGCCGGGGCAGCCCGCAGCTCTGTCCATGGGCAACCCGCATGCGACATTTTTTGTGCAGGACTTCAGCCTGCTGGCACAGGGATACGCGCTGGAGCACGACCCGCTGTTTCCCCAACGGGCCAATATCGGGCTGGCCATTATGGAAAACCGCAGCCGCATGCGCCTGAAAGTGCATGAACGCGGTGCCGGGCTGACCGAGGCCTGTGGGTCCGGGGCCTGTGCCGCCGTGGTCAATGCCGTGCGGCGCGGTCTGGCCGAGCGTGTGTGTGAGGTTGTGCTCGATGGCGGCGTGCTGCGTATTGAATGGTCGGCGCAGAACGACCATGTGCTGATGACCGGCCCCGTGGCCACTACCTTTGAGGGAACGGTCGATCTCGCCGCCTTTGCATCATGA
- a CDS encoding F0F1 ATP synthase subunit B family protein has protein sequence MTVCGISLLVASAPGAYATGMPQLDFANPLVTGQVLWGAVIFFIFYIALSRVMLPRVGRVLEDRSKRISGDLDVARAAKHDADKAVAELQQARKDAMAEAQAHLQSVLDEEHRAAEKQMQDINARLATEIAQAEQRVAEEKARALSALKEIAADTTQALVQRLTGVAPDAQLVAQKVQGACAQRTL, from the coding sequence ATGACGGTTTGCGGCATTTCCCTGCTGGTCGCATCAGCGCCTGGCGCATACGCCACGGGAATGCCTCAGCTTGATTTCGCCAACCCACTTGTGACCGGTCAGGTCCTGTGGGGGGCGGTTATCTTCTTTATCTTCTACATCGCGCTGAGCCGGGTCATGCTGCCCCGCGTTGGCCGCGTGCTGGAAGACAGAAGCAAGCGTATTTCCGGTGACCTCGATGTCGCCCGTGCTGCCAAGCACGACGCGGACAAAGCCGTTGCCGAACTTCAGCAGGCCCGCAAGGACGCCATGGCAGAAGCCCAGGCCCACCTGCAGTCCGTGCTGGATGAAGAACATCGCGCTGCCGAAAAGCAGATGCAGGACATCAACGCCCGGCTGGCGACAGAAATCGCCCAGGCCGAACAGCGGGTGGCCGAAGAAAAAGCGCGCGCTCTGAGCGCCCTTAAGGAAATTGCTGCTGACACCACCCAGGCTCTTGTCCAGCGCCTGACCGGTGTCGCGCCCGATGCACAGCTTGTTGCCCAGAAGGTCCAGGGCGCTTGCGCCCAGCGGACCCTCTGA
- a CDS encoding ATP synthase subunit C family protein, translated as MDIAAAREIGAGIAVIALAGVGIGLGNIFSTLVSSIARNPASRPHVFGLGMLGFALTEAIALFALLIAFLILFV; from the coding sequence ATGGACATCGCTGCAGCCCGGGAAATCGGTGCAGGTATCGCCGTGATCGCCCTTGCCGGCGTTGGTATCGGCCTCGGCAACATCTTTTCAACGCTGGTCAGCAGCATTGCGCGCAACCCGGCATCTCGCCCGCATGTGTTCGGTCTGGGCATGCTCGGCTTCGCCCTGACGGAAGCTATCGCGCTCTTCGCTCTGCTGATCGCGTTCCTGATCCTCTTCGTCTGA
- the atpF gene encoding F0F1 ATP synthase subunit B — protein sequence MFHEAGFWVAVSFVLFFVLVGKKLWTPIAAVLDSRAELIRRELDEAARLRREAEQMLEDATREREQALAEARSMVEQSRKQAEDMAAKARAEAEAAVQRHEQMARDRISAVERAALKEVRQLAIDAAVDAAHAIIPQTLDDKAASALVDQALAGLPAAMARQAA from the coding sequence ATTTTTCACGAAGCCGGTTTCTGGGTCGCTGTCTCGTTTGTCCTGTTCTTTGTCCTTGTGGGCAAAAAGCTGTGGACCCCTATTGCTGCTGTGCTTGACAGCCGCGCGGAACTGATCCGTCGCGAACTGGACGAAGCCGCTCGCCTGCGCCGCGAAGCCGAGCAGATGCTTGAAGACGCCACGCGTGAGCGTGAGCAGGCTCTGGCCGAAGCACGCTCCATGGTTGAACAGTCCCGCAAGCAGGCTGAAGACATGGCCGCCAAGGCCCGTGCCGAAGCCGAAGCCGCTGTCCAGCGCCACGAGCAGATGGCCCGTGACCGCATTAGCGCTGTTGAGCGCGCTGCCCTGAAGGAAGTGCGCCAGCTTGCCATTGATGCGGCAGTTGATGCAGCCCACGCCATTATCCCCCAGACACTGGACGACAAGGCGGCCTCCGCCCTGGTTGATCAGGCTCTGGCCGGGCTGCCTGCGGCCATGGCGCGCCAGGCCGCCTGA
- a CDS encoding VOC family protein: protein MARLIHSMLRVLEEDRSVRFYAATLDLHVVERFVFDSFTLVYLAAPGETFELELTINHDRTEPYALGDGYGHLAVSVADVQAEHARISAAGYPVTPVKALEHQGRVVGQFFFLTDPDGYRIEVLQRGAPGRFL from the coding sequence ATGGCCAGACTGATTCATTCCATGCTGCGTGTGCTGGAGGAGGACAGGTCCGTCCGTTTCTACGCGGCAACACTGGACCTGCATGTGGTGGAGCGTTTTGTGTTTGACAGCTTCACCCTGGTCTATCTGGCTGCACCGGGGGAAACGTTTGAACTGGAACTGACAATCAACCATGATCGTACAGAGCCTTATGCTCTGGGCGACGGCTATGGTCATCTTGCGGTTTCGGTGGCTGATGTGCAGGCGGAACACGCCCGGATCAGCGCTGCGGGCTACCCTGTCACACCCGTCAAGGCGCTGGAGCATCAGGGCCGTGTTGTGGGGCAGTTCTTTTTTCTGACCGACCCGGATGGCTACCGGATCGAGGTGTTGCAGCGTGGGGCGCCGGGGCGTTTTCTGTAA
- a CDS encoding F0F1 ATP synthase subunit A: MAGGSSINVLEQFELHPLFGGMGEALRFSQAPLYMIVAVCIVLAFLYFGMRPAAVVPGRFQAAAEVCYEFIRNMAVDTIGPEGASFFPFLFALFFFILVGNYIGLLPFQYTFTSHIAVTFALALMVFVLTVVVSLKTQGLRFFAHFMPAGASPFLAPLLVPIEILSFLSRPVSLSIRLFANMVAGHVMFDIFASFVIMLASFGVVGDVFAIGPIAINVALMALELLVGVLQAYVFAILTCIYLREAVAH; this comes from the coding sequence GTGGCGGGTGGTTCCAGCATCAACGTACTTGAACAGTTTGAGCTCCATCCCCTTTTTGGTGGCATGGGTGAGGCGCTGCGTTTCAGCCAGGCCCCCCTGTACATGATTGTGGCTGTCTGCATCGTGCTGGCGTTCCTGTATTTTGGCATGCGGCCTGCCGCTGTTGTGCCGGGGCGTTTCCAGGCTGCGGCAGAAGTGTGCTACGAATTCATCCGCAACATGGCGGTCGACACCATCGGGCCGGAAGGTGCGTCCTTCTTCCCGTTCCTGTTCGCGCTGTTCTTCTTCATTCTGGTGGGCAACTACATCGGTCTGCTGCCTTTCCAGTACACTTTCACCAGCCACATCGCGGTTACCTTCGCGCTGGCGCTGATGGTGTTCGTGCTGACAGTCGTGGTTTCACTCAAGACCCAGGGCCTGCGCTTCTTCGCGCACTTCATGCCCGCCGGTGCTAGCCCTTTCCTTGCGCCGCTGCTGGTCCCGATTGAAATCCTGTCCTTTCTGTCCCGTCCCGTCAGCCTCTCCATCCGACTGTTCGCCAACATGGTTGCCGGGCACGTCATGTTCGATATTTTCGCCAGCTTTGTCATCATGCTCGCCAGCTTCGGCGTGGTGGGTGACGTGTTCGCGATCGGGCCTATCGCCATCAATGTGGCGCTTATGGCTCTTGAGTTGCTTGTCGGTGTGTTGCAGGCCTATGTGTTTGCCATTCTGACCTGCATCTACCTGCGGGAGGCCGTGGCTCACTGA
- a CDS encoding glycosyltransferase has product MASPALHDNDAQPVLSIVIAVLDEQDNLPQVCQELAEALQDLPPTEIIFVDDGSQDATVDVLRRLRNDSLPGLRVLAHDRRCGKSAALRTGITAAQGTWIATIDGDAQDDPRELPALLALARTAAGVPPLVVGVRQKRRDGWSRRFATRFANGLRQRLLQDHCPDTGAPIKIFRREDFLRLPQFEGLHRFLPALLGSYGVPLVCHPVTHRPRLHGQSKYTNFNRAVVGVRDLLGVLWLRNRTRLPRSVREC; this is encoded by the coding sequence CTGGCTTCCCCCGCGCTTCATGATAACGATGCCCAGCCTGTGCTGAGCATCGTTATTGCCGTTTTGGACGAACAGGATAACCTGCCCCAGGTCTGCCAGGAACTGGCCGAAGCCTTGCAGGACCTGCCCCCGACTGAAATCATTTTTGTCGATGACGGCAGCCAGGACGCCACGGTTGATGTCCTGCGCCGCTTGCGTAACGACAGCCTGCCCGGTCTGCGGGTGCTGGCGCATGACAGGCGCTGCGGTAAGTCAGCGGCCCTGCGTACGGGCATAACCGCAGCTCAGGGCACATGGATTGCCACCATTGATGGTGACGCCCAGGACGACCCGCGTGAACTGCCCGCTCTGCTGGCGCTCGCGCGTACTGCGGCCGGTGTGCCGCCGCTGGTTGTCGGCGTGCGCCAGAAACGGCGGGACGGCTGGTCGCGGCGCTTTGCCACGCGCTTTGCCAACGGCCTGCGCCAGCGCTTGTTGCAGGACCACTGCCCTGACACGGGGGCACCGATCAAGATTTTCCGGCGCGAGGATTTCTTGCGTCTGCCCCAGTTTGAAGGGCTGCACCGTTTTCTGCCTGCCCTGCTGGGGTCTTATGGCGTGCCGCTGGTGTGCCACCCGGTCACACACCGGCCCCGGCTGCATGGGCAGTCCAAATACACCAATTTCAACCGTGCGGTTGTGGGTGTGCGCGATCTGCTGGGTGTTCTGTGGCTGCGTAACCGCACGCGCCTGCCACGCTCGGTTCGTGAATGTTGA
- the ftsY gene encoding signal recognition particle-docking protein FtsY gives MALGFFSRLKQGLSRSTQKLGGGLSGMFTRRKLDDAALEELEELLITADLGPAVAERVIESFRSSRFGTEVTDEEIRTALADEIASILEPVAKPFEPDTTHSPHVVLVVGVNGVGKTTTIGKMARFFTDQGRKVMLVAGDTFRAAAVEQLQVWGERTGCPVIAGPPKADAAGLAFEALKRGRAEGADLLFMDTAGRLHNKSALMEELAKIIRVMRKFDETAPHSVLLVLDATTGQNAVEQVRVFLELVNVTGLVVTKLDGSARGGIVVALADTFGLPVHAVGVGEQAEDLRPFAAADYARGLVGVAAQE, from the coding sequence ATGGCGCTTGGTTTTTTCTCCCGTCTCAAGCAGGGGCTGTCGCGTTCGACACAAAAGCTGGGAGGCGGGCTGAGCGGCATGTTCACCCGGCGCAAGCTGGACGACGCCGCGCTGGAAGAGCTGGAGGAACTGCTGATAACGGCCGACCTTGGGCCAGCCGTGGCAGAACGCGTGATCGAATCGTTCCGCTCCAGCCGTTTTGGGACAGAAGTGACGGATGAGGAAATCCGCACCGCTCTGGCCGATGAAATTGCCAGTATTCTCGAACCCGTAGCCAAACCGTTTGAGCCAGATACCACCCACAGCCCGCATGTGGTGCTGGTGGTGGGGGTCAACGGCGTGGGCAAGACCACGACCATTGGCAAGATGGCACGGTTTTTTACCGACCAGGGCCGCAAGGTCATGCTGGTTGCGGGCGATACCTTTCGCGCTGCTGCGGTCGAGCAGTTGCAGGTCTGGGGCGAGCGCACAGGCTGCCCGGTGATTGCAGGCCCCCCCAAGGCCGATGCGGCTGGGCTTGCGTTTGAGGCCCTCAAGCGTGGCCGGGCCGAAGGGGCGGACCTTCTGTTCATGGACACCGCAGGCCGCCTGCACAACAAAAGCGCGCTGATGGAGGAACTGGCCAAGATCATCCGCGTCATGCGCAAATTTGATGAAACAGCCCCCCATTCCGTCCTGCTGGTGCTGGATGCCACGACAGGGCAGAACGCGGTGGAGCAGGTGCGGGTGTTTTTGGAGCTGGTGAACGTGACCGGCCTAGTCGTGACAAAGCTCGACGGTTCGGCCCGTGGCGGCATTGTTGTTGCTCTGGCCGACACATTTGGCCTGCCCGTGCATGCCGTGGGTGTGGGCGAACAGGCCGAAGACCTGCGCCCCTTTGCTGCCGCCGATTACGCCCGCGGGCTTGTCGGTGTGGCAGCGCAGGAGTGA
- the mtaB gene encoding tRNA (N(6)-L-threonylcarbamoyladenosine(37)-C(2))-methylthiotransferase MtaB, with protein MTEPTDLPPPPPAVSTASGAPEILTFGCRLNTWESEVMRNHAQGLDNVVIINTCAVTGEAERQARQAIRRAHRANPDARIVVTGCAAQIDPASWSALPGVARVLGNEEKLKAESWSPAAMAEAVAVSDIMAARETAAHLVTEFAGRTRAFVQVQQGCDHRCTFCIIPFGRGPSRSVPVGAVVEQVRALVRSGYREVVLTGVDMTSWGADLPGRPGLGQLCRRVLRLVPELERLRLSSVDPVEIDEDVWQLLEIDPRFMPYLHLSLQAGSDLILKRMKRRHLVADAARVVARARALRPDIGIGADVIAGFPTEDDALFDQTRAFLTDMALPYLHVFPYSERPGTPAARMRAVPVPERKARAATLRAVGEAAAARYHASLLGQPLRVLMETPTTGHSEQFAPVRLARGEAGVGDIVTLVPLAVEGGGLVAERI; from the coding sequence ATGACAGAGCCGACTGACCTGCCGCCCCCGCCCCCCGCTGTGTCCACGGCCTCTGGCGCGCCCGAGATCCTGACATTCGGCTGCCGCCTGAACACGTGGGAAAGCGAGGTCATGCGTAATCACGCGCAGGGGCTCGACAATGTGGTCATCATCAACACCTGCGCGGTGACGGGCGAGGCTGAGCGGCAGGCCCGTCAGGCCATCCGCCGCGCCCATCGCGCTAACCCCGATGCCCGCATTGTGGTGACAGGCTGCGCCGCCCAGATCGACCCGGCCAGCTGGTCGGCCCTGCCCGGCGTGGCCCGTGTGCTGGGCAATGAGGAAAAGCTGAAGGCCGAAAGCTGGTCCCCCGCCGCCATGGCGGAGGCTGTGGCTGTGTCCGATATTATGGCCGCGCGGGAGACGGCGGCACATCTGGTGACCGAATTTGCCGGGCGCACCCGTGCCTTTGTGCAGGTGCAGCAGGGGTGTGACCACCGCTGCACGTTCTGCATCATTCCCTTCGGGCGTGGGCCGTCGCGGTCGGTGCCGGTGGGGGCTGTGGTGGAGCAGGTGCGCGCCCTTGTGCGCTCGGGCTACCGTGAGGTCGTGCTGACGGGTGTGGATATGACATCCTGGGGTGCCGACCTGCCCGGTCGGCCCGGCCTGGGGCAGTTGTGCCGCCGGGTGCTGCGGCTGGTGCCCGAGCTTGAACGGCTGCGCCTGTCCTCGGTCGATCCGGTGGAGATTGATGAGGACGTGTGGCAACTGCTGGAAATCGATCCGCGCTTCATGCCCTATCTGCACCTGTCGTTGCAGGCGGGGTCGGACCTTATCCTCAAACGCATGAAGCGGCGGCACCTGGTGGCCGATGCCGCCCGTGTGGTGGCCCGTGCCCGCGCCCTGCGCCCCGATATCGGGATTGGCGCGGATGTTATTGCCGGGTTCCCCACCGAGGACGACGCCCTGTTTGACCAGACACGGGCGTTTCTGACCGACATGGCGCTGCCTTACCTGCATGTGTTCCCCTACAGCGAGCGCCCGGGCACGCCTGCGGCGCGTATGCGTGCGGTGCCGGTGCCAGAGCGCAAGGCCCGTGCGGCCACGCTGCGCGCCGTGGGGGAGGCTGCGGCTGCGCGTTATCATGCCAGCCTGCTGGGCCAGCCCCTGCGTGTGCTGATGGAAACCCCCACCACGGGGCATAGTGAACAGTTTGCCCCGGTGCGTCTGGCACGGGGGGAAGCCGGAGTGGGGGATATTGTGACACTGGTGCCGCTGGCGGTTGAAGGCGGCGGGCTGGTGGCGGAAAGGATTTAA